Within Corallococcus exiguus, the genomic segment AGACGGTGGGGTGCCTTGTCGTCGAGCCCGGAGGCTTCGATGGGCGTGCCGTCCACGATGGCCTTCGCATCCGTCAGCTTCCGAATGCCCCGGACATGGAACTTCACGAAGAAGGTGCCGGCGGTGCGCGGCGAGACGTCCGCGATGTCCACGGACTGGCCTCCCTGCACGGTGAGCGGCACTCGCGCGGCCAGTTCCCCGGTGGCCACGACGAAGAGCTCCGCCGGGCCCGCGGGCACGTCCTCCAGCGTGAAGCGGCCTTGCGTGTCCACTCCGCTGCGCACGCCGGGCGCGCCCACCACGGACACCAGCGCGACGGCGGGGTCGAACTCCGTGAGCCGGCCTCGCACGGTGCCCGCGCGGAAGGGCTCGTTGTCCAGGCTTCCGCACGCGCCCAGGAGGCCGAGCGACGACAGCGTCAGGAACAAGGATTGGAGGCGCATCAGAAGCGGTATCCCACGCCGGCGTTTCCGCCGATGAAGCCCACGGCCTGTCCCTGTCCGTCCACCACCACGTACGTCAGCATCCCGTGGCCCTGGGCGGTGAGCTCCAATCGCTCCCCCAGGCGCCACGCCAGTCCGCCCACCACACCGGGGCTGACGGTGAAGTAGCGCTGGCCTCCCGAATAGGCCTCCACGTCGAAAGACCTGCCCAGGTACAGCGCGGCCACACGTGGACCCGCGAACAGCGTCAATCGCTCCCATCGCCACAGGTACGGCACCGCCGCGCCCAGCGTGAGCGTGGTGTAGCCGAAGGGCACCTCGCTGCCGGGCGCCACCTGGAGCTTCTCGCGCCCGCGTCCCAGACCCATGTCCACCATCAGGCCCAGATTCTGGAGCGGCAGGTCCTCCAGCCGCAGCACCACGCCCACCTGGGGCGCGGCGGGCAACAGCTCGCGCCGGCTCCTGCCGTCCGCGAAGGACATCATCCCGCCCACGAGCGACAACGCGCGGCGCGGGATGGCGTCCGACAGCAGTCGCTCCAGCGGCAGGCGCTCGCCTCGGGCCACGTCCACTTCGCGCCGCACGAGCACGGCGTCTCCCTTGGTGAGCTCCACCGTGCGCCGGCCCGGGCCCACCGCGGCCCCTCCTGGCAGTTCCAGGCGCGGCTCGCCGTCCACCTTGAGCAGGAAGCCGTCCAGGCGTGGGTTGTAGGAGAAGAGCTCCGGCTGGCCCGTGCGGTCGATGCGGCCGGCGAGGATGACCGGATCCGCGCCCACCTCCATGATTTCGGCGGACGGCCGCTGGCGGCCTTCCGTGAAGGCGAAGGTGCGGCGGCGCGAATAGTCGTGTGCCTCCGTGGCGGTGACGGCGCCGTCCGCGTTGCGGTCCGCTGCTCCGCCCAGGCCCTCGATGAGGAAGTACGTGTAGATGTCGTTGCGCAGGCCTTCGTCCTCGCGCGCTGTCTCGCCCCAGTCGCTGGCGGCGAACACCATGGAGGCCCGGGACGACTCCTCCAGGGGGCGCGCGTAGAAGCCGGACTTGATGCCCGCGAGCTCCACCTCCAACTCGCGGGGCAGCAGCGACTTGCCGCTGCCGCTGTGGCAGGTGGCCAGCACCAACAGCCGCCGCCGGCTGGGCAGCTGTTCGAACTCCGCCTTCAGCGCGTCCATGGAGAGCGCCGTCTGCGGGATGGCTCGGTAGGACGCGTCTCGTGTGACGAGGTACCGCGTGAGCTCTCCACGACCGTCGCGCGCGAGCGTGCCGTGCGCGGACAGGTACACCATCACCACGTCGTCGGGCCGGGTGGCTTCACGCCGCAGCTGGCGCAGTGCCGCGAGGATGGCGTCGCGGGTCGTCTCCTCCGGACGCGTGAGGACGCGCACCTGATCGAAGTGGCCTCGCGTGGGGTCCTTCAGCGCCGCAGCCAGGTCGCTGGCGTCCTTGGAGGAGAATCGCAGGGCGCGCCACTGCGGATCATCGAAGGACGACACGCCCACGAGCAGCGCGAGCCGCCGGGGTGTGTACGCGCGCGACAGGTCCGCGGCGTCGAGCCGCAGCGGCACGAGCCCGCCCTTGTCTCCGGCCGTGGCGGATGGGCCCGCGCAGGCGCAGAGGAGGACGAGCAACAGGGGGAACAGGCGCCTCACGGGGCCTGAGTCTGACCGGATTGGACCCGCACGTCGAACCTCACCACGGTTCCCGGGCGTGCATCCGGGCTTCCGTCCGCGGCGAGCGCGGCGAGTGCGTCCTGCTCCGTTGCGGGCTCACCGGGAGCGAAGGCCACCAGCGCCAGCGCCAGCCGGCCCTCGTCCGAATCGAGGCTCACGCCCGCGAGGCCATCAGGCCCCTCCAGGTCGTGCGTTCCCGCCGCCAGGTGGAAGCGGCCAAGCAGCTCTGGCGCCTGCTGCTCCCGCTGCTGGTAGAGCAGCGCGGTGCCGGACTCCGTGGCGTGGTAGCGCAGGAGCAGCACCTCGTCGCTGGTGACGTCCGCGCCGGAGTCCAGCCGGCGCAGGGCTCCGTCGGTGCTCCGCGCGACCACGGCCAGCTCCAGCGAGATGCGGCCCGGGCCCTTCACACCGGTCCACCCGGTGGCCTCTTTCGTGGGCCCTTTCACCCGCGGCACCAGCACCACCATCAGCACGGAGGCCGCGATCGCGCCGGCCATCCATCCCAGGTACCGGCCTGGCGGCGGGGCGAAGCGGCGGGCGCGGGCCGGCGACCGCAGTGGGACGACTTCCGCTTCGGTCTTCCTCTCGGGCGCTAGCGCGAGGAGCAGCGCGTCCGCTTGCCCGTCGAGCGGATCCGCGTGTGTGGCGAGGAACGTCTCACAGACCTCGCAGGGCGAGGCCAGGTGCTCGCGGAACCAGGCGACGGCGGCGGGGTCGCGCCCGGCGAGTTCGGCCATCGCGGTGGCATCCAGGTGTCTCATCGCTTCATTCCCACCGTCCGGCGAGCACCCGCTGGAGGAGCTCGCGCTTGATGCGCCCGCGAAATCGCTCCAGCCGCATGGTGACCGTGCTCTTGCCCACGCCGAGCTGTTCGGCGATCTCCCGCGCGGAGAGCTGACCCTCGATGTAGAAGAGCTGCACGGTCTTCTTCTCCTCGCCTTCGGGCAGCTCCGCGATGAGCCGCCGCACCACCTCGATGTCCCTCTCCACCTGGAGCGTGGGCGGCAGGGCTGGCACCGTCTCCGGTGTCGGGTCCGCCAGTTCGTCCTCCATCCGCTGGAGCAGGTTGCGGCGCTCCAGCCGCGTGCGCGCCCGGTTGCGCGCGATGGTCAACAACCACGGGGTGAAGGCTCCCGCTGACTTCAGCTGGGGCAACCCCCGGAACGCCCGTACGTAGGACTCCTGTAGGACGTCTTCCGCCTCGTCGGGATCCAATGTGCCGAAACCCGCGACCAGCCGGGCCACCAAGGGGCGGGTGCGACGGTATAGCTCGCTGAAGGCGGACGACTCCCCCCTCGTCGCGCGCCGAACCGCGTCCGTGACATCGTCCGTCTCACCCACCTGCTCGGAAGACCTCCTGGAGGACGAATCGGCCACGGGCCCGGATTCTTCCACCCGCTTTCGCGGCTAGAATAGGGCCTTCACCTTCCCGCGGATGGGGTGGCGCATGCGACGGAAATGGGTGCTGGCGCTGGCCGCGGTGGGAGGGCTCCTGGCGGCCTGTGGCCCTGCGGATGCCCCTCCGGCGGAGGACCCTCCGTTCGAGGCGCAGGACCCGGTCGGGGAGGAGCCCGGCGCGGCGGAGCATGAGCTCACGCCGTGCCTGAGCCAGTGCTACGCGACCTGCGTCGGCAACACGCCCGAGGTCGTCGCGTGCCGGCAGGACTGCCGCGACGCGTGCGCCGGCGGCTGAAGGCCGGCCAGGGTCCGTCAGGTCGCGAGCTTCGCCTTCAGCGTGATGTTCACGCCCCCGAGCGCCTTGGAGACAGGGCAGCCCTTCTTGGTCTCCTCGGCGATCTTCTGGAACTGGGCGTCATTGGCGCCGGGGATGGTGGCCTCGGTGACGAGGTCGATGGTGGTGATGGCGAAGCCGTCACCCTGCTTGTCCAGGTGCACGTCCGCGTTCGTCTGGATGCGCGTGGGCTTCAGGCCCGCCTTCTCCAACCCCACCGACAGGGCCATGGAGAAGCACCCGGAGAGTGCCGCGCCGATGAGCTCCTCCGGGTTGCTGCCCTGCTGACCCTCGAAGCGGGTGCCGACCGAGAAGAGGACCTCCGCGGCGTGACCGGGCTTCATCGAGCCCTTGCCGTCCTTGAACCCGCCGTTCCACTGCGCACTGCCCTTGCTGATACCCATGGCGTTCTGTCTCCCCATGCGCGGCGCGGCACCGTGCCGCGTCCGTTTGAGTTCGCGCGGCGGAAGGGTAGGGCGCGCATTGGCGT encodes:
- a CDS encoding OsmC family peroxiredoxin; the encoded protein is MGISKGSAQWNGGFKDGKGSMKPGHAAEVLFSVGTRFEGQQGSNPEELIGAALSGCFSMALSVGLEKAGLKPTRIQTNADVHLDKQGDGFAITTIDLVTEATIPGANDAQFQKIAEETKKGCPVSKALGGVNITLKAKLAT
- a CDS encoding caspase family protein; the protein is MRRLFPLLLVLLCACAGPSATAGDKGGLVPLRLDAADLSRAYTPRRLALLVGVSSFDDPQWRALRFSSKDASDLAAALKDPTRGHFDQVRVLTRPEETTRDAILAALRQLRREATRPDDVVMVYLSAHGTLARDGRGELTRYLVTRDASYRAIPQTALSMDALKAEFEQLPSRRRLLVLATCHSGSGKSLLPRELEVELAGIKSGFYARPLEESSRASMVFAASDWGETAREDEGLRNDIYTYFLIEGLGGAADRNADGAVTATEAHDYSRRRTFAFTEGRQRPSAEIMEVGADPVILAGRIDRTGQPELFSYNPRLDGFLLKVDGEPRLELPGGAAVGPGRRTVELTKGDAVLVRREVDVARGERLPLERLLSDAIPRRALSLVGGMMSFADGRSRRELLPAAPQVGVVLRLEDLPLQNLGLMVDMGLGRGREKLQVAPGSEVPFGYTTLTLGAAVPYLWRWERLTLFAGPRVAALYLGRSFDVEAYSGGQRYFTVSPGVVGGLAWRLGERLELTAQGHGMLTYVVVDGQGQAVGFIGGNAGVGYRF
- a CDS encoding carboxypeptidase-like regulatory domain-containing protein, whose translation is MRLQSLFLTLSSLGLLGACGSLDNEPFRAGTVRGRLTEFDPAVALVSVVGAPGVRSGVDTQGRFTLEDVPAGPAELFVVATGELAARVPLTVQGGQSVDIADVSPRTAGTFFVKFHVRGIRKLTDAKAIVDGTPIEASGLDDKAPHRLGPLPEGCYGVSVSAPGFASTSVQDCVDAGKQTMLNVELIPEGSSGEERCAFAGCADDSHAAMDGRDVENSDESH
- a CDS encoding RNA polymerase sigma factor, giving the protein MGETDDVTDAVRRATRGESSAFSELYRRTRPLVARLVAGFGTLDPDEAEDVLQESYVRAFRGLPQLKSAGAFTPWLLTIARNRARTRLERRNLLQRMEDELADPTPETVPALPPTLQVERDIEVVRRLIAELPEGEEKKTVQLFYIEGQLSAREIAEQLGVGKSTVTMRLERFRGRIKRELLQRVLAGRWE